The Kluyvera intermedia genome includes the window CCAGTATCAGCGCTTCCAACGGTAATGCCGCCATCACCTCACGGGTTTTGCTGGCGCGCGGGTAGGAGATTGTCCCGCCGACACCAATTTTGTAGCCTAACTGGATGAAGCGTTCAGCTTGCTGCAAGCTACCGGAAAAACCATGCACCACGCCGGTTCGCGGCAGATTGTGTCGTTTCAGGTGCATCGCCAGTTTATCGTGGGTGCGACGCGAATGCAGGATCACCGGCAGGTCATAGCGCTTAGCTAACCGTAGCTGTTCATCCAGCAAAAACGCCTGGCGTTCAAATTGCGGATTGTCCCGATACAGGTCGAGCCCAATCTCCCCGATAGCGACCAGTTTTTTCGGCTTAGCGGCCAGCACCGCCTCTAACGCCGCCAGACTCCCATCATCATGACGTTCTACCACGATCGGGTGCAGCCCAACGGCGGCATACAATGGCGCGAACTGTTCGGCCAGCGCCAATACGCGGGTAAAATTCTCCGCCTCGGTGGCCGGAATAATGATCTTGCCCACGCCCGCATCGGCGGCGCGCTGGAGACTGGCGGCTTCATCTCCACTAAACGGCGGGAAATCAAAATGGCAGTGCGTATCAATAAAACGGCCGTTCACGCCAGATCCTCATGATTAAAAATTGTGTCGTTTGCCTGCGGCACATCAGTCATTGCCGCCACAGGAATATCATTCGCCACCGGAGCTGGGGGAGTGAACAGCGGCGCAGACGTTATGATTGGTGAAATATGACGGACTAACGGGGGTTCATCCGCCAACAACTTGCCCACGGTCGCCAGGAAATAGCGCCCGCATAAACGTCCTGTTTTGTAGTCTTGCCGTAGCGCTGGAATCCGGCTACCTAACGCCATGCTCAGCAGCGGCTTCGGCGGATAGATTTCAAAAATACGCAGCTGACCGGGTGGATTTTCAATGAATTGCTGAATTTCGCTATAGCTGGTTTCATGATGCTGCACCAGATTGACCAGCGGTTGCAGACTGCTTTCACCCAGCCAGCGTTCCATACGCTTGAACCATTGCGGCGTGTAATACATTTGCGACGGAACGGTACGGATCACCACCAGCGTCTTCGCGCCCTGCTTTGCCGCTTCACGAACCGGGATCGCATCGCTGACGCCACCATCCAGGTAGTTGATGCCATCCAGCGCAACACCGGTACGATAGAAGCCGGGAATAGCGCTGGAAGCGCGAATAACATCGAGCCAGTTCTGCTTAGTGGGCGAGAAATAGCTGGGGGTGTAATCATCCCCTCGACAGGCGCAAATATAAAACGATTTTCCCGTTTCAAAAAGACGCTCGGCCGCCTCCATCGCCAGCGGCATTTGGCCTGCGGTAGCGTCGACGAGCCAGTCGAGATCGATAAGATTGCCACCACGGACAAACCGCACCGGGTCGAAAAACTCGCGCCGGGTGGTGTAACGCATGATCACTCTACGTCCGTAACCCGGCTGGTTACACAAATAAGCGGAAAGGTTTTGCGCCCCTGCAGAGGTGCCATAATAGAGATCGAAAGGGTTGAACTGTGCTCGCATAAACTCATCAAGCACGCCTGCGGTGAAAATTCCGCGCTGTCCCCCACCCTCACAAACCAGCGCCATGCGACCGGGGTTAAAACGACTCAGCGATAATGGCGCAATATTGCCGAGCGTGACGGGTATACGCTGCCCCACCTCTGCCTACCTGTTTTTTAGTCTTAAGACTTACAAAGTAGCCTAATTTTGCAGCCGCTAAAACTAATAAAGCCAGTCCTATGGACTGGCTTTGATGCTAGTTTACTTTACGTTTACGCTGCGCGTTACGTGCTAAGGCCGTTTACGCCCGGTAAACAGGCTGACCAGGAAGAGGATAATCCCCACAACGAACACGACTTTCGCTGCCCACGCAGCGGTACCCGCCAATCCACCAAACCCTAATGCGGCGGCAATTAACGCGATAACCAGAAATATAATGCCCCAACGAAACATAAGCTTCTCCTTGACCAAAGTTAATGTCGACCGCTTGCTGTGAACGTTCAAGCCACTCACATGCAATATTTTTAGTGTGGTGCACATTTTGCCTCCTGCCAAATATCAGGAGGCAAAATATCGCCCAATTACTTCGTTTTCAGATCATTTTTGACGCTTTTCACACCATCAACTGCCTTGGCAATACTTTCGGCACGATCGCTTTGCGCCTGAGACTCCACGGTACCTGAGAGCTGTACAACGCCATCGGTGGTCTCAACTTTTACGTGACGCGAAGGGACGATGTCATCTGCCAGCAGTTTAGCTTTTACTTCGCTGGTCGTTGCCGTGTCACCGGCATAGCCTTTCATTGAACTTTCTTTGCTGTCGCGAACGTGAAGTTTGTCACTCACTGAGGAGACACCTTCAACCGTTTTCGCCGCGGCAACAGCCGCTTCGGCCTGAGCCTGGCTTTGTACAAAACCACTCAGCGTCACGACTTTTTTGTCTGTTTTGACCGAGATATCGGTGCTCTTAATGCTATCGTTATCCACCAGAGCAGCTTTTACTTTCGCTGTGATGGTGCTGTCATCCATAAAGTTACCCACTTTATTACCGGCACTTTCAGCACTCGCCTGAGCCTTGTCCATGGTGGACGTTTCGGCGTAGACGGAACCGGTAGCGACAGCAGAAGTCAGCATCACGGCAAGCAGCGTTTTAGAAATCGTCAGTTTTTTCATCGTCATCAATATATTCCTGTATGTTTTGCTCGCAATTTGAGCATTTGCAACACGCAGGTTGCATTGCTGAATAGGGCCAACATCGCCCTGCTCAAGTTTTGATAGCGGTCATCCCAAGTATCCTAGGCAATCAATCACCGCTAAATTTTGCTCTGAGCCAGTTATTAATATTGCGATAGAAACAAACGTTGGCGATAAGCGCCTAACCAAACGAGATTATCGACATTTAAAGCCAACGTAGATGTCATCGCTTTGTTAAATATAGATCACAATTTTGAAATCGCCCGCTTCGTTGGGCAAAAAGAAGGTAATTAAGAACTTTCCGTAAGCGGCTAAAAAGGAAGGGAAAGTATCAGGGCGCAGCGGCTGCCGCGCCCTGTGGGGGATTTTAGTGCTCGCGCGTTTTGCGGAACTCAACTTCAGGATAACGCTCCTGAGTGAGGTTGAGGTTTACCATGGTAGGCGCGATATAGGTCAAGTTATCACCGCCATCCAGCGCCAGCTGAATCTCATTCTTACGTTTAAACTCTTCGAATTTCTTCACGTCTTTGCTCTCTACCCAACGGGCGGTGGCGACGTTAACAGATTCGTAGATAGCTTCGACGTTGTATTCGCTTTTCAGGCGAGCAACGACCACATCAAACTGCAGCACACCCACTGCGCCAACAATCAAATCGTTGTTGGAAATTGGGCGGAATACCTGAACCGCACCCTCTTCTGATAGCTGAACCAGCCCTTTCAACAGCTGTTTCTGCTTCAGCGGATCTTTGAGGCGAATGCGACGGAACAGCTCTGGCGCGAAGTTCGGGATACCGGTGAACTTCATCATCTCACCTTGTGTGAAGGTGTCGCCAATCTGGATGGTGCCGTGGTTATGCAAACCGATAATGTCGCCCGGATAAGCTTCTTCCACGTGAGAACGGTCACCCGCCATAAAGGTCAGCGCGTCAGAGATCACCACGTCTTTACCAATACGCACCTGACGTAGCTTCATGCCCTTTTCATATTTGCCGGATACCACGCGCATAAACGCCACGCGGTCACGGTGTTTAGGATCCATATTGGCCTGAATTTTAAACACGAAACCGGTAAATTTCTCATCCTGCGCTTCTACCAGGCGGGTGTCGGTTTTACGTGGCATCGGCGCAGGCGCCCACTCCACTAAGCCATCCAGCATATGGTCAACGCCGAAGTTACCCAGCGCGGTACCGAAGAATACCGGGGTAATTTCACCTGCCAGGAACAGCTCCTGGTCGAATTCGTTGGACGCACCTTGGACCAGTTCCAGTTCATCGCGCAGTTGCTGAGCCAGCTCCTCACCCACGGCGACATCCAGATCCGGATTGTTCAGGCCTTTAACAATGCGCACTTCCTGAATCGTGTGACCTTTACCGGTCTGATACAGGTAGGTTTCATCTTTATAAAGATGATAAACGCCTTTAAACAGCTTGCCGCAGCCAATCGGCCAGGTGATCGGCGCACAGCCAATTTTCAGCTCGCGCTCAACTTCATCCAGCACTTCCATCGGATCGCGGATGTCGCGGTCAAGTTTGTTCATAAAGGTCAGGATCGGCGTATCACGCAGACGGGTAACTTCCATCAGCTTACGAGTACGATCCTCGACGCCTTTCGCGGCATCGATAACCATCAGACAGCAGTCAACCGCCGTCAGGGTACGGTAGGTATCTTCCGAGAAGTCTTCGTGCCCCGGGGTATCCAGCAGGTTCACCAGACAGTCGTGATACGGAAACTGCATCACGGAGGTGGTAATGGAGATACCACGCTGCTTTTCCATCTCCATCCAGTCGGATTTCGCATGCTGGTTGGAGCCACGGCCTTTTACGGTACCGGCGGTCTGAATGGCCTGTCCGAATAACAGAACCTTTTCAGTAATCGTCGTTTTACCGGCATCCGGGTGAGAAATAATGGCAAAAGTGCGGCGTTTGGCCACCTCTTGCAGATAAGGAGACAACGTCATAATTCATTCTTCTTAGTAAACGTAGCAATGCGCCACGCATGTTGAATACGAAAAAATTGCGGCTATTTTACCCATCAATAGGGGGCTGGCAATCACTGTTTACACAGGAGTCGCTCCAGTTCCGGTAATGAAGTTACCGTCCAGTCAGGCTTAATGCCTGCCGGCAACGGCAGCTGGTGCGCATTCAACCAGCAGGTTGCCCAGCCAGCATTCATGCCACCGCGAATATCAGACTCGGCGGTATCACCGACCATCAGGACGCGGGAACGGTCAGGATGGCCGGCTTGTTCGAGGGCGTAATCAAAGATCTGACGATCCGGTTTGGCAACACCCACTTGTTCAGAAATAATAAGCAGATCAAAGAGATCGCTAAAACCGGTACGTTCAAGGCGGGTCTGCTGCAACGAGGTAAACCCGTTGGTGATAATGCCCATTTTAACCTTACCTTTCAGCGCATCCAGCAGCGAAGCCGCACCCGGCAGGGGCGCGCAAATCTCGGCCATCGCATTCATAAAGGCATCGTTGAGGTCGCCCGGATGCACGTTCAGGCGTTCAGCCCAACCGGTAAAGCGCTGATGCTGAAGCTGGAGCGAAGTAATAGCCCCATTCTGGTAATCCACCCACAGCGGTTTATTCACCGCCTGGTAGTCCTGAAAATCTTCCGCGGTAAACGTCACGCTGTAGTCGAGAAACATCCGCTGTAAGCCGCTAAACGAGTCAAACGTAAACAGCGTCTCGTCGGCATCGAAGAAAATCCAGTCCCACTTCATCATCTTTTCACCTTGTCTTACATACTGATGGGCAGCGCCATAATAATGGCATCCTCATGACCTTCGGCCGTCGGATAATAGTTGCGACGAATGGTCGCTTCGTTAAAGCCTAAACTCTCATACAGGGCGATAGCGGCGTGGTTTGACGCGCGCACCTCAAGCCACAACGTCGCCACGCCACGCGCTTCTAACGTATCAATGAGATGTTCAAGCAGTTCACGTCCCAGGCCACGGCGCTGAAACGCAGGATCGACGGCAATATTAAACAGCGTCGCTTCGTCCAGCACTATTTGCGTAATAGCAAAGGCCGCCATCTCGCCGTCAACGGACATCTGGAGATTCAAATAGCGCTCGCCCTGATTGCTGGCGAAGGTCTGTTCACTCCAGGGAAATGCATGAGCGCGCTTTTCAATCTGAAAGGCGCGGGGTAAATCAGTCGTGCTGAGGGTAGAAATCGTGTTCATGAGCGCAAATTTGTCGCCAAAGCGCGGCGCGCGCAGGCGCGCTGGCTTGCAGTTCATTAAATGAAGGCGTCGATAGCGTAACCCCTTCCAGGGTCGTCGGCATATCGTTGCCAAGATGCCAGCAGTGACAGCGGCTACCTTCCGGTAGCATCGCTACGCGATCGGGCGTCAGCGGTAAAACCTGGTCTGGCGTCATACACAAAGCGCGTAGAATATCGCTCACCAGCGACTCCGTCAGCGCGGGTAACGCCTCGCCAACCATCACTAAACGGACGTGCGGCGGAAGCGTAATGGCGATTTCACCCTGTAGCGCCCCGGGGCGGCGCAGTGACCACTGGGTAATACCCAACTGTTGTAATTGCCAGTCTCGCCGGGATGTCATGTGAAACGCTCCTGTCTATCAAGGGCGCAAATATAGCAAATTCATCGAAACTGCGCCAATGACACTCTATCAACGTAGAGGCAACTTGCAGGATGACGTGTATAATCGTCGCCTAAGTTTATTGAGGATTAATTCATGTCTGCTTTTACCCCGGCAAGTGAAGTCTTGCTGCGCCACAGTGATGATTTCGAACAGAGCCGTATTTTCTTTGCCGGCGATATGCAGGATGACCTGCCCGCTCGCCTGGAAACCGCCGCGAGCCGTGCGCATACTCAGCAATTACACCACTGGCAGGTGCTGAGCCGCCAGATGGAAGAGAATGTCCGTTTTAGCCTTGTTGCCGAAGCGCAAGATGTCGCGGATAGCGATACCTTTATTTACTACTGGCCGAAGAATAAGCCGGAAGCTCAGTTCCAGTTGATGAACATTCTGTCTCTGCTGCCGGTCGGTACGGATATTTTCGTGGTTGGCGAAAACCGTAGCGGCGTACGTAGCGCAGAGCAAATGCTGGCGGAATACGCTCCGCTGAACAAAATTGACAGCGCGCGTCGTTGTGGTTTGTATCACGGTCGTCTGGAAAAACAGCCAACGTTTAATGCCGAGACTTTCTGGGGCGAATACACGCTGGAAGATCTGACGATCAAAACTCTGCCGGGCGTATTCAGCCGCGATGGCCTGGACGTGGGTAGCCAACTGCTGCTCTCCACGCTGACCCCGCATACCAAGGGTAAAGTGCTGGATGTTGGCTGCGGCGCGGGCGTGCTGGCGGTATCGCTGGCAACTCACTCACCGAAAGTTCGTCTGACCTTGTGTGATGTCAGCGCAGCAGCGGTCGACGCAAGCCGCGCTACGCTTGCAGCAAACGGTATTGAAGGTGAGGTTCTGGCGAGCAACGTCTTCTCTGAGATTAACGGTCGTTTTGACATGATCATCTCCAACCCACCGTTCCACGATGGCATGCAAACCAGTCTGGACGCAGCACAAACGCTGATCCGCGGCGCAGTGCGTCATCTGAACAGTGGCGGTGAGCTGCGTATCGTCGCCAACGCCTTCCTGCCGTATCCGGCCATTCTCGATGAGATGTTCGGCTTCCACGAAGTCATCGCGCAAACCGGTCGTTTCAAAGTCTACCGCACCGTTTTGACCCGCCAGGCGAAAAAAGCCTAGTGAATGTTGGCCGGGTTGGGCGTTTACGCCCCCCGGCCTGCCCCCCATGCTGAAACGTCTTTTTTTTCGACGATTGCACAAGCATTAACAATTATCTATTGACGCCCAGCGTAAAACCACTAGAATGCGCCTCCGTGGTAACGATACTTTTTAAGTGTCGATGGTATGCGATGGTGGCGGAATTGGTAGACGCGCTAGCTTCAGGTGTTAGTGTCCTAACGGACGTGGGGGTTCAAGTCCCCCCCCTCGCACCATAAACCACGTTATATCGCTCGCACTGTGCGAAGGTGGCGGAATTGGTAGACGCGCTAGCTTCAGGTGTTAGTGTCCTTAGGATGTGGGGGTTCGAGTCCCCCCCCTCGCACCAACGAGGGCGATATAATAGCAACGAGATTACTGTGCGAAGGTGGCGGAATTGGTAGACGCGCTAGCTTCAGGTGTTAGTGTCCTTAGGATGTGGGGGTTCGAGTCCCCCCCCTCGCACCAGCTTCTCGTTCTCTTCTCAAATTTTCCTTTCTAATTATTCCATCAGCTTTAAATTCATCGATATCAGTACCATGCCGCCAATCAACGCAATGCACGATGGCAATAAGACAAAATGACGCAGTTGACGATGCCAGATCATCGCACCGCTCAGCAACAGCCCGCACGTAATCATCCCTCTCCAGACATCCGCCGACAGCCCCAGAGTGCTGAGTATCACAATTGCGATGCCAGGAATAAGAACGCCCCAGCCACTGCCTAATGTTCGCCGTAACATAACTCAATCCGCAAATGATAATGATACTCAATATCATATGTTATTTTTTGTTATTTGTCTTCTTGTACACCAAGTTTTCATAATCATTAATGACATGAATATTGTATGGTGATAGGTTGTACTGAAAATAATATGTCGAATATTTGAATATTCGCGTTTTGCCTCATGTTTTATTCTTGTTTTTTATGCACTTACTTATTTAAGGCTCACTACAACTATTAAATATGACAGTACAATCATGGCGCACACTGCGCGCACAAAAATATCAGCTCACGTTCCGGCTGTTTTTGTTTCTTAATCTGGTCTCGTCGGCGCTGTCTGTCTTCAGCCCGATATTTGACACCAACATTTTTCCTCTGCCCGCAGCGTTGATTGCGATAAGCAGCGGTGTGCTGCTGCTATGGAACTGGCGGTACGCCCGTATCCGTCTGAATGTCCCGATAATTTCGGCGGTTTTTGGCTGTTTATGGGCCTGGCATATTTTAAGTAAAACTCATACGCTGCCGTCGATAAATGATAATTTCCAACTCGTTGCGCTATTCAGCGTACTATTTGTCGGGACAATTGCATTCTCAAATAATATCGTTGCGTTTGCGCTTCATTCACTGCCAACCTTTATTGTCTGCCTGTTTACCAGCGATGCGGAACAATGGTGGCGGATGGCCTACTGTTTTGCCCTACCATTAATTGGGATTGCTATTCAGTATGTTATTCAACGGCGTAATGACAGTTTTGCCCAAGGGTTAATGTATAAACTGCTGGAAGAGCGAGAAACGCTTAACGGCCTGAGCATGCTTGATCCCCTTACCGGCCTTTATAACCGCCGCGGTTTTCAGTTCCGTCTGGATTCACTGATGGCATTAGGTCCCGGGCAACACTCGGTGCTGCTGCTGGATATCGACCATTTTAAGGCCTACAACGATCACTATGGTCATATGATGGGCGATCAGGCGCTGATGCGCGTCTCTGCCGCCATTCGCAATTCCGTGCGTTCTCGCGACATCGTGACCCGTTTTGGTGGCGAAGAATTTATGGTACTGCTGCCTAACTGTGATATGCCAACAGCCATGCTGGCAGCAGAGCGGATTCGCCAGCATATTTATGACCTTAGAATCTCACATATGTTTAATGCCAGCGTCGCGACCCACGTGACGGTCAGCATTGGCGTCGCCCCATTAAGCGATAACAATATCGACGCGGCAATGCAAATGGCGGATAAAGCGCTGTATGAGGCCAAAAATATGGGGCGTAATAATATCCTGACCAGCGACCAGGTACCGGCTGTCTAAGTTCACAAAAACCAAGCACGGGCCATAAAGCGCTTGCGCTTGGTTTTATCTATAGCTAGGATTGCTAATCATTATCATTTAGGTTTGTATCCAGCTAATACTATGGCTTACCGTTCCGCTCCCATCGCCGAAGACCTCATCTGGCGAACGCCGCTTCCTGCGAGGGAAAATGCGTTCGCAGAGTCTCTGCGTGCGAAAATTGCGGAACAGCGTCCTCATATGCTGGAACTTTTCCGTCTGAATGAAGCGGCCCCAGACCGGGCTAAAACGCTGAGCGAATGGGCCAAGCCCACGGAACTGAGTTCTCTGCTGGCCATCTACTCGGATCATATCTACCGCAATCAGCCGCTGCAGCCACGGGAAAATAAGCCACTTATTTCGCTGTGGGCGCAGTGGTACATCGGCCTGCTGGTACCGCCACTGATGCTGGCGCTGCTGACCGAAGAATCCGCAATTTCACTCTCTGCTGAACATTACCGCGTGGAGTTTCACGAAACCGGTCGTGCCGCCTGCTTCTGGGTCGATGTACACCCTGACCTGGGAACTAGCCAAAAACCGATCGCCAACCGTATGGACAATCTGGTGACGCAAACGCTGATCCCGGTTATTCAGGCGCTCGAGGCGACGGGAGAGATCAACGGTAAGCTCATCTGGAGTAACACCGGTTATTTAATTAACTGGTATCTCGGGGAAATGATCGCTCTGCTTGGCGAGGAGCGGGTTAACCTGCTTCGCCAACGCTGCTTCTTTAATAAAACGCTGGATGATGGTCAGGATAATCCGCTGTGGCGTACCGTGGTGATGCGTGATGGTCGCTTAGTGCGTCGCACCTGCTGCCAGCGCTACCGCCTGCCTGACGTTCAACAATGCGGTGACTGTACCCTCAAATAATCAACGGGGCTTTCGCCCCGTTAATTTTTTACTCATTATGCAACCTGTTGGCTCTCTTCTGCCGCCACACGCTGCGCTTCTTCATTTTCCTGCTCAAGCAACTGTTTTTCATACACTTTGAAGAACGGATAATAGATAATTGCCGATACGCAGACTAACAACACCACCAGAATCGCCGCACGGAAATCCCAGCCTAACGCCCATGGGCCGCCTATAGGTGCTGGAGCCGTCCACGGTACCACTGAAATGACGCGACCAATCAGATCCAACTTCGCCGCCGACCAGGCGATAACGGCGTTCACCATCGGTGCCAGCAGGAACGGAATAAAGAACACTGGGTTCATCACAATTGGCGTACCGAAAATCACCGGTTCGTTGATGTTGAATAAGCTAGGTACCACGCTCAGACGACCAATGGCGCGCAGGTGCGCTGAACGACTACGCAGATAGCAGAATACCAATCCCATCGTCGCCCCAGACCCGCCGACTACGATAAAGAAGGTCCAGAAAGCTTCCATAAAGATATGTGGCAACGGCATACCCTGTGCCAGCGCCGTTTGGTTTAAACCGAGGTTGGTTAACCAGAACATCTGCAGCATACCGGAAACAATTGCTGCGCCGTGGATACCCGCAAACCACAGCAGGTGACCGATCAGAACTGCCAGCAGAATCGCGGGTAAAGAGTCAGCCGCAGAAACCAGCGGTTTAAACAGCGACATAATAGCCTGAGGGATCAGCATATCGAACTGGCTCTGGATAAACAGACTCAGCGGATACAGCGTCAGCACGACGACTAATACCGGGATCAACAGATCGAATGAGTTTTTGATCATCGGCGGCACCTGATCCGGTAATCGGATCCCGATGTTGCGGACTTTCAGGAAACGCATCAGCTCAACACAGTAAACAGCCACCAGAATCGCGGTAAAAATACCGGTGCCTCCGAGGCTATCAACCGGCATATGCCCACTGGTTTTTGGTGCGGCTACCAGCAGGAATGCCATGATCGACAGCATCGAGCACATGAAAGGATCAAGCTGGTTGGTTTTTTCGTAGTGTTTACCGAGGTTGTAGGATATTGCCGCGCAGATATAGATGGACATGATGCCCATTGTCATATCAAACGGTGTCAGAATGCGGCCTTCAAATTCTTTCGCTAAATCTAACCACGCGCGGGCAAAGCCCCAGGTCGTATCCGGCGAGAAAGGCGGATAAGCGAAGACAAGCAGAAACGAACCCACAATCATGAAAGGCATAGCAGAGATAAAACCGTCACGGATAGCCATGACGTGGCGCTGAGAGGAAATTCGTCCTGCCACAGGACTTATGTAATTTTCTACAAAACGAAATATTAAATTAAATGCAGCGTGATTAGCAGACATAGCAGCCCTCCTGACAGGCTTTAGACGTAAGCACAGCAACGATGATTTTGCCGACGCATAACTGGGCATACGATGAACTACCATGACGCACGGGTGTGTGGCCCGCATTGATGTTCATTTGAATACAGTTCATACACGGCTCTTATTATAGATACAAAGGAAGTTACCTCCGCAGTATCATTCGCCGCGCGAAGAACAGCAACCGGTTACAGTAACCGGTTGCATTGATTGTGAAGGAGATCCAGAAATCAAACATTTTTTGCACAACTCAGGTGCAATATTTACAACCCTGCTGGCTTTATGACAGAGTGGCTCGCCGAAATATCAGGAGAAATCGATGAGCCTACAGTCCGTACGAGAATTCTTTGCCGAGCACGCACCCGATATTGCCATTATCGAGCTGGAGCAAAGTACCGCAACCGTTGCGCTGGCGGCGGCCGCACACCAGGTTGAACCCGGGCAAATTGCTAAAACACTCTCATTAAAGATCAAGGATAAGGTCATTCTGGTCGTTGCGAAGGGCGATGCCCGGCTGGACAACAAGAAGTTGAAAGAGACTTTCGGGGCAAAAGCGCGGATGCTCAGTTGTGACGAAGTCGTCGAACTCACCGGGCACCCCGTCGGTGGGGTTTGCCCGTTTGGCCTGGAAAACCCTTTGGCCGTTTATTGCGACGTATCACTTAAACACTATGATGAAGTGCTTCCTGCCGCAGGAGCAATCCACAGTGCCGTTCGCATTTCCCCTCAGAGGATGGCTAGCCTCACCGCTGCGACGTGGGTGGATGTTTGTCTCTGAAAGATCACTTCTAAAGCGGACGGAGTAGAGACTGGGTGTAGGCAATATTTCTATCGGGCAACGATACCAATAAATCGGCCGCACTCAGTAGATCAACATCAGAATTTGCACCCAGCTT containing:
- the fhuF gene encoding siderophore-iron reductase FhuF — encoded protein: MAYRSAPIAEDLIWRTPLPARENAFAESLRAKIAEQRPHMLELFRLNEAAPDRAKTLSEWAKPTELSSLLAIYSDHIYRNQPLQPRENKPLISLWAQWYIGLLVPPLMLALLTEESAISLSAEHYRVEFHETGRAACFWVDVHPDLGTSQKPIANRMDNLVTQTLIPVIQALEATGEINGKLIWSNTGYLINWYLGEMIALLGEERVNLLRQRCFFNKTLDDGQDNPLWRTVVMRDGRLVRRTCCQRYRLPDVQQCGDCTLK
- a CDS encoding PTS sugar transporter subunit IIC; this translates as MSANHAAFNLIFRFVENYISPVAGRISSQRHVMAIRDGFISAMPFMIVGSFLLVFAYPPFSPDTTWGFARAWLDLAKEFEGRILTPFDMTMGIMSIYICAAISYNLGKHYEKTNQLDPFMCSMLSIMAFLLVAAPKTSGHMPVDSLGGTGIFTAILVAVYCVELMRFLKVRNIGIRLPDQVPPMIKNSFDLLIPVLVVVLTLYPLSLFIQSQFDMLIPQAIMSLFKPLVSAADSLPAILLAVLIGHLLWFAGIHGAAIVSGMLQMFWLTNLGLNQTALAQGMPLPHIFMEAFWTFFIVVGGSGATMGLVFCYLRSRSAHLRAIGRLSVVPSLFNINEPVIFGTPIVMNPVFFIPFLLAPMVNAVIAWSAAKLDLIGRVISVVPWTAPAPIGGPWALGWDFRAAILVVLLVCVSAIIYYPFFKVYEKQLLEQENEEAQRVAAEESQQVA
- a CDS encoding YbaK/EbsC family protein — encoded protein: MSLQSVREFFAEHAPDIAIIELEQSTATVALAAAAHQVEPGQIAKTLSLKIKDKVILVVAKGDARLDNKKLKETFGAKARMLSCDEVVELTGHPVGGVCPFGLENPLAVYCDVSLKHYDEVLPAAGAIHSAVRISPQRMASLTAATWVDVCL